In Oceanispirochaeta sp. M1, the DNA window ATATGCTTTTACTTTTCCTGGGCGCCTTCGGTCCTATATTATCTATTCTTCTTACATTGAAATTTCATGGAGAAAAAGAGGATGTGGCATCGTTTAAAGAGAGAATCCTGAAATGGAAAGTCCCTTTTAAATGGTTCTTATTTCCTGTCTTATAGTGGTTGTCACACAATTAATAGATGCATCAGGTCAAATTTCATTGGGATCTTATGAGTTCAATTATACCGGAATTAAAGAACTATATATGATCATCACAATGGTATTGCTGATGATCATTGGTGGGGGCCAAGAGGAAATAGGATGGAGAGCTTTACTTCTTCCATAATTATTGAAGAAATACTCACCATCTTCATTTTTTGTAGGAACAACGTGGGCATTCTGGCATATACCATTGTATTGGTCATAGTAAGCATCCTTTGTGTCATCCCCTTAAGTTTTGGTGGTTCTTAACTCAAGGGTAGAGGCCCATCCCGGTGTTTGCTATGACTTTTGCATTTTTGGGGAATTCATATTGCAGAAGTGGGAACTTTTAGATTGCAGATCCGGGGAATTCTATGATGCCATATACAAGTCTCGTTATATTTAATCAGTATTCATTATATGATTACATTTTTAATATATAAGTATGAGGAGTTGAAATTGAATTTTAAGGTCTATTGGAAAGAAAATTTCTATTTTATATTTTGCTTGGTAATTACTAGCGGGTTTTATTTTGGGATATTTAAACTAATGCCTAAAATGTTAGAAGATACATCTTTTTTAACAACAGGTATCGTCTTTATTGTATATATAGTATTTATTTTTTTGTTTTTTTTAATAAGTCATATTACTCTAATTGGCCATCTACAGGGTAATGCTATTCAAATAACTACGAAACAATTCCCTGAAGTTTATTATTTGCTTGAATCACAATGCGAAACTCTTGGGATTAAAAGATTACCTACACTTTATTTAATACAGTCAGGCGGGATTTTGAATGCATTTGCAACACGATTAGCTGGTAAAAACTATGTGGTATTATATTCTGATATTTTTGAAAAGGCATATTCTGATGGAATGGACGTTGTAGAGTTTATTCTTGCACATGAATTAACTCACTTAAAACGAAA includes these proteins:
- a CDS encoding M48 family metallopeptidase, with amino-acid sequence MPKMLEDTSFLTTGIVFIVYIVFIFLFFLISHITLIGHLQGNAIQITTKQFPEVYYLLESQCETLGIKRLPTLYLIQSGGILNAFATRLAGKNYVVLYSDIFEKAYSDGMDVVEFILAHELTHLKRNHILKRLLVFPANIILLLSFAYSRACEVTCDSFASEISPSGSTRGLVLLSAGTSLYSKVNIEEYLSNANKRKTFAKWLSEILSTHPHISKRIDKLMEQQK